One window of the Zea mays cultivar B73 chromosome 3, Zm-B73-REFERENCE-NAM-5.0, whole genome shotgun sequence genome contains the following:
- the LOC103651737 gene encoding nuclear pore complex protein NUP205: MAKLRDERFICPAGTDYDVVTCLDIISSKQLTNAACNSLLFKLVMATLTNESSEILRRRQYALLLSYLQYCSSILDSDVPPSVLWFLLLEEQDGDDEDITLQKVLKEHNELAHANISIIRKEAQAIVDLINRAHLQVEVTDTALLALIENFTPL; this comes from the exons ATGGCGAAACTGCGGGATGAAAGATTCATATGCCCAGCTGGTACAGATTATGATGTGGTTACTTGCCTTGACATTATTTCATCAAAGCAGCTAACAAATGCAGCTTGTAACTCATTGTTATTCAAGCTTGTGATGGCAACATTAACAAATGAATCATCTGAAATCTTGAGAAGACG GCAATATGCATTATTACTGAGTTATTTGCAGTATTGTAGCAGCATTCTGGACTCTGATGTCCCTCCATCTGTTCTTTGGTTCTTGCTACTGGAGGAGCAAGATggtgatgatgaggacatcactcttCAAAAG GTTCTCAAGGAGCACAATGAATTAGCACATGCCAACATTTCCATCATAAGGAAGGAAGCTCAAGCTATCGTTGATTTG ATCAACCGTGCACATCTACAGGTTGAAGTTACAGATACTGCTCTTCTTGCTCTCATTGAAAACTTTACACCACTGTAA